A window of Candidatus Angelobacter sp. genomic DNA:
GCCAGATTCCTGCTTAAACCGGGTCGGCGGTACGAGGAAGCGGTCCGGCTTTTTAGTCCTTATGAGGCGGTCAAGGAACCGTATCCCGAAGGCCGCGCAGCGGTGGCCCGCTTGCTAAAAAAGGTGAAAATGGCGGGCGACCGGACGAAGGCGTTTATTTACGTGAACAACCGGTTTGAAGGAAACGCGCCGGAATCCATCGCCGCGATGATTGATGAAGACAGGGTCGATCTTTGACGAACGTGGTGGATCGCGCCGTGACGTGACCGGCCCGGACCCTGCCCGCCAGGCGCGCAGTCACTTCCCGAAAAATGGAAATAGCCTCGCCAACTCCGCCTTGTCAGGGCGACGGCCGTATTCGCAGATTTCAAAGGCTTCGGCATATTTGACCTTCGCCTTCCGGTCCTTGCCATACCACTGCTCCAATTGAGGTCGGAAACGATCGGCGATGGATTGATTGCGCCGGGCGAAACCGTCCCGCACTTGCTGATGCCGCTGCTTTTGCTTGGCTGGATCGGCGGGAAACAGATCGGCGGACCCGTTCGCGCCGCCTTCGTCGAACTGCGAGACGATAACGCCAAGCGCATCCAGCTTCTTCTCAATGACCTCATCAACGGAAACCACGATGTCGGGCTGGAACGGGTTTGGTTTTTGGAATGAGTCCGGGTAATAAAGGAACACCGGATTGTTTTTCATCGCCGGGACGTCCGGGCAGAAGAAAGGCACGGTTACCATGTAGGCGGCGTCTTGAACGAGCACACCGGTGTAACGATGGTCGGGATGATAATCGTTCGGGCGGGGGCCCATCACGATGTCTGCGTTCCATTCGCGGATGAGGCGC
This region includes:
- a CDS encoding PIG-L family deacetylase; the protein is MKCYAPRAITSSCRRMAPMFVLLFAAAISVPHTASAADNARLRIICFGAHPDDCEIQASGVAAMWASKGHKVKFVSVTNGDIGHWRDAGGPLALRRKAEVEAAAKILGIETEVLDIHDGELLPTLENRRTLTRLIREWNADIVMGPRPNDYHPDHRYTGVLVQDAAYMVTVPFFCPDVPAMKNNPVFLYYPDSFQKPNPFQPDIVVSVDEVIEKKLDALGVIVSQFDEGGANGSADLFPADPAKQKQRHQQVRDGFARRNQSIADRFRPQLEQWYGKDRKAKVKYAEAFEICEYGRRPDKAELARLFPFFGK